The following coding sequences are from one Rutidosis leptorrhynchoides isolate AG116_Rl617_1_P2 chromosome 11, CSIRO_AGI_Rlap_v1, whole genome shotgun sequence window:
- the LOC139876453 gene encoding glycosyltransferase-like KOBITO 1, whose amino-acid sequence MPGGPKPSQTAAANHQHSFASKLIFLLTLLPITLAAFAFILQWRGGGVVDVDDPISYKFPGMDSSPLATVVDHRSSSSSDCLSIAQSSSPSFPYFHDWKFQFESDLKPKICITTSTSAGLDQILPWMFYHKVLGVGTFFLFVEGKAASPAVSKVLESIPGVRVIYRTKELEEQQANSRIWNETWLSSFFYKPCNYELFVKQSLNMEMAIVMARKSGMDWILHLDTDELIHPAGAGEYSLRQILRDIPTDVDMVIFPNYESSVERDDIKDPFIEVTMFKRNYDHLPKDTYFGMYKESTRGNPNYFLTYGNGKSVARVQDHLRPNGAHRWHNYMKTPKEIKLEEAAVLHYTYAKFSDLTSRRDRCGCKPTKDDVKRCFMLEFDRSAFIVASTATEEEKLNWYREHVVWTDKTINIKLLRKGILTRIYAPSVIIEGLKESGVFTSVISKAPATLSRDTFLASIESSNSSRTSGSHSQPPRKIGKNTENHSQATVRKALEFTELPLVAVPPLSPPGPTMETHQDHLIVETR is encoded by the exons ATGCCCGGTGGTCCAAAACCATCGCAAACTGCCGCAGCAAACCACCAGCATTCTTTCGCTTCTAAATTAATCTTCTTACTCACTCTCCTTCCAATCACACTCGccgctttcgctttcatccttcaATGGCGCGGCGGTGGTGTTGTCGACGTCGATGATCCCATTTCTTACAAGTTCCCCGGTATGGATTCGTCTCCGCTCGCCACCGTCGTTGATCACCGTTCTTCGTCGTCTTCCGATTGTTTGTCGATTGCTCAATCGTCGTCTCCCTCGTTTCCCTACTTTCATGATTGGAAGTTTCAATTTGAATCCGATCTTAAACCAAAG ATATGTATCACGACTAGTACATCTGCTGGCTTGGATCAGATCCTGCCATGGATGTTTTATCATAAAGTACTCGGGGTTGGAACTTTCTTTCTTTTTGTTGAAGGAAAAGCTGCCTCTCCCGCTGTATCAAAAGTTCTTGAATCTATTCCT GGGGTCAGGGTCATATACAGAACAAAAGAATTAGAAGAACAACAAGCCAACAG TCGGATCTGGAATGAGACATGGCTGTCAAGTTTCTTCTATAAACCATGTAACTACGAGCTTTTTGTGAAGCAATCACTCAACATGGAGATGGCTATTGTCATGGCAAGG AAATCAGGCATGGATTGGATACTTCATCTCGATACAGATGAATTAATACACCCAGCTGGTGCAGGGGAGTATTCTCTACGGCAGATACTTCGTGATATCCCCACTGATGTGGATATGGTTATATTTCCAAACTAT GAGAGCAGTGTCGAGCGTGATGACATCAAGGATCCTTTTATAGAG GTAACAATGTTCAAAAGAAACTATGATCATCTCCCAAAGGACACGTATTTTGGGATGTACAAGGAATCTACTCGTGGGAACCCAAATTACTTTTTGACTTACGGAAATGGGAAATCAGTTGCTCGGGTTCAGGATCATTTGCGGCCAAATGGAGCTCATAGGTGGCACAATTACATGAAAACTCCAAA GGAGATAAAACTGGAAGAGGCTGCTGTGCTACACTACACGTATGCAAAGTTCTCCGACTTGACCTCAAGACGAGATAGATGTGGCTGCAAGCCTACGAAAGACGATGTCAAAAGATGCTTCATGTTAGAGTTTGATCGATCC GCATTTATAGTTGCTTCAACTGCCACAGAAGAAGAAAAACTGAACTG GTACCGTGAACACGTAGTGTGGACTGACAAGACAATAAACATAAAGTTACTGAGGAAAGGCATTCTAACTCGCATATATGCTCCATCG GTTATCATTGAGGGTCTGAAGGAGTCAGGTGTGTTTACTTCTGTGATATCTAAAGCCCCTGCAACTCTTTCAAGGGACACATTTTTAGCGTCTATTGAGAGTAGTAACTCTTCGAGGACTAGTGGGTCCCACTCACAGCCCCCAAGAAAGATTGGAAAAAACACCGAGAATCATTCCCAAGCAACAGTTAGGAAGGCTTTGGAATTTACAGAATTGCCCCTAGTAGCAGTCCCACCGTTGTCTCCCCCTGGCCCCACCATGGAAACACATCAAGACCACCTCATAGTTGAGAccagatag
- the LOC139875421 gene encoding uncharacterized protein, which produces MSSHNEADQIWTFLAYTIREAAKEALGVAVGTLRGHRSDRESWWLSDEVQSKVALKQLRFRELITCREGTPAGRTRVEERYKEAKREAKKAVARAKDKAYEDVYRKLDSKEGANDIYRIAKARERRRRDLDNIKFIKNEAGKTLVKEEYFASLFSGGRPECLEDPQDSDIEQSQNNIDCGRINQEEVRSELRKMGRNKAAGLDQIPVEVWRCLGDDGIRWLTCLFNKTYQSSKMPMEWRVSEIIPIYKNKGDAQTCGRSSIEANHIIRNLMEKYREKQKNLEMDFIDLEKAYDCWEIPKFSQLKLACIRDRPLALFLFALILDELSRGIQERIPWCLIFADDIVLVSESKEELNRRLEQWRVALEGNGLKISRQKTEYLRCDFDRNNDDQDDGGSICIGDQILHPQTSFRYLGSMLHKSGRIDEDVSHRIKVGWVKWRAATGVLCDRKIPLKLKGKFFKVRMFLGMYVYGCFCVLICLLGGYRYGRDIGMLYGSAFVYLYCSISLFALGPAQQYKPEVPLKAISLPVE; this is translated from the exons ATGTCATCTCATAATGAGGCGGACCAGATATGGACTTTTCTGGCGTACACCATTAGAGAGGCAGCCAAGGAAGCCTTAGGTGTGGCAGTAGGAACATTGAGAGGACATAGGTCGGATAGAGAATCATGGTGGCTTAGTGACGAGGTTCAAAGCAAAGTCGCGCTTAAGCAACTAAGATTTAGAGAGCTCATCACTTGTCGGGAGGGGACTCCGGCGGGTAGAACTAGGGTTGAAGAGAGATACAAAGAAGccaaaagagaagctaagaaggctgtAGCCCGTGCAAAAGATAAGGCATATGAAGATGTATATAGGAAACTAGACTCCAAAGAAGGAGCAAATGATATCTAcaggatagccaaagctagggagcgaaggCGCAGGGACCTAGATAACATCAAATTTATCAAAAATGAGGCTGGGAAAACTTTAGTGAAGGAAGAGTATTTCGCATCCCTTTTCTCTGGAGGAAGACCTGAATGTCTCGAAGATCCGCAAGATTCTGATATAGAACAATCTCAGAACAACATTGATTGTGGGAGGATCAACCAAGAGGAAGTAAGATCGGaactacgaaagatggggagaaataaAGCTGCGGGACTGGACCAGATCCCCGTTGAGGTGTGGCGGTGCCTCGGCGACGATGGTATTAGGTGGTTGACTTGCCTTTTCAACAAGACGTATCAAAGCTCTAAAATGCCCATGGAATGGAGAGTGAGCGAGATTATTCCCATCTATAAGAACAAGGGGGATGCTCAAACCTGCg ggcgctcttcgATAGAGGCTAACCATATTATTAGgaaccttatggagaagtatagagaaaagcaaaagaacctTGAGATGGATTTCATAGACCTGGAAAAGGCCTACGATTGT TGGGAAATACCGAAGTTTTCCCAATTGAAGTTGGCCTGcatcagggatcggcccttagcccttTTTCTTTTCGCTTTGATTCTTGATGAGCTTTCTCGAGGGATACAAGAGCGTATACCGTGGTGCTTAATTTTTGCAGATGATATTGTGCTTGTTTCCGAATCTAAGGAGGAGCTTAATAGAAGATTGGAGCAATGGAGGGTTGCCTTAGAAGGTAATGGTCTAAAAattagtagacaaaagacggaatatcttagaTGTGATTTCGATAGAAACAATGATGATCAAGATGATGGAGGGAGCATCTGCATTGGAGACCAGATCCTGCATCCACAAACCTCGTTTAGATATCTAGGCTCGATGCTCCACAAATCAGGGAGGATAGATGAAGATGTATCTCACCGTATTAAAGTAGGGTGggtgaagtggagagcagcgactgGAGTCTTATGCGACAGGAAGATCCCCCTaaagctgaaagggaaattcttcaag GTTAGGATGTTTTTGGGTATGTATGTTTATGGTTGTTTTTGTGTGCTTATATGTTTGCTTGGT GGATATAGGTATGGTAGGGATATAGGTATGTTGTATGGTAGTGCGTTTGTGTATTTGTAT tgtaGCATTTCTCTTTTTGCCTTGGGCCCCGCACAGCAGTATAAG CCGGAGGTCCCCTTGAAAGCAATATCTctacccgtcgaatag